In Lactiplantibacillus pentosus, the sequence GCCAAGGATCCGTGACCAGAATTGGACCGTGGGCCGTCTTCATCATGATTTGTGAGGCCCGTTGATTCGCATATTCTTCCAGTGAAAAGCCCAACTGACCGTGCACAATCTGAATGTCAGCGTGTGCACCAGCAATCACTTTTAATCGCTCAATCAGCTGCAGTGCTTGGGCTGGTGACATCGGTGCTGGGCGCTGCATAATGATGTCGAGGTCCGAATTTGGATTGACCATGGGTAAGCCGGTCGCCAATTCAAACTGGAGACTACCACCGACGCCCCAGTCATAAGCGGACAGTAAGGACTGCACGCGCGCTAATTTTTGAAAGGCTGGTAATTGACGCCGAGCCGCTGTTAACTCTGGCAACCGGTTCAATGCCATCGCGGGGGTCACGGGCGCTTGCCAGTCGGTTGGCATGATTGCCGCCGCAAAGCGTTGCGACTTTTGGTAGCCGCGAATGCCGACTGGAATCGTGGTCGTTTGCGGCCCACGACGGACGATTACGACCGGAGTCGCCGCTAACATGTCTGTGACCCAATCCGGTAATGGGCCACTGGTCAGTAAAACATCAGGTGATTGTAAACTGACCAATGTATGCGGGGCTAGTCGGCCCATTGTTCTGCCATTAGCCGCCGGACTTGGTTGGTCGCCTTGCGTCCGCCCGCTTCACCGTTCACCGCAATCGGGTTCGTATACCGGAAGCTTAAATCAGTTGAGGCATCATCCAAACTAGTTAGCGCTTCGTCTAAAGCTGCCTTGACCTTACTGATCGCTGCTTGGTCGGTATCTGTCCCTTTGACGCCTTCAATCAGTTGATACAGTGCGCCTAATTTTTGATAGTTTTCAATATCATACGCCATGGCAGGCACGTGTTGCGTCGCTGCTTCCAGCTCTGCAATCGTCCGTTGCGTGATACGCGCGGAACTGGCTTTACTCATGGCTTGCACGGTGATGTCCAAATCATCGAACGCCACTAATCGATTCGACTGTAAGCCGTGTGCTAAGAAACCACCAGACACCGCGTCACCCGCAATCAAAGCGACCACTTTATGGCCAGCTTGCCGCGCCCGAGCATACGCACTGGCACTCGCGGCTAATGCCATGTGAATACCAATCAACTCTTCATTATATCCATAGGCTTGGCTAGGCACATCCACGACCATGATGATGGGCGTCTTCGTTGTCTTGTCAGCATCCGCCGCAATCAAATCATTGACGACACTGGCGACCGTATACCCTTCTTGCAACCCAACTTCACCATGCCGGACGCGTGGAAAACGGTTCTGTGCATCCGCCACGATTGCAATGTATTCGCGCTGGTCGACTTGGGCATGCAACACCGTTGAAACCTCACTTTGAGCATTGGTAATGCCGGTCAGGTTTTCAAACCAAGTCCGCCCACGAGAAGGCGTTGACTGATTTTCGCCGCTAGTTGCTGGGGCTAGATGATGGGGTGTCACCGTCACTTGTTTAAATAACTTGTCATAGGCTGGAATCGTCAACTTTTCACTCGGATCCAGTTGGTCGAGCAGTGACAAGTAAAAGTCGCCGCGCTGGTCACGATGACTATCCTGATGGGTCGCAATTGCCGCACTCACCGCATCGCGGAAGGCCGTCACGTCGTCTTCAATGACTTCATCGATGATGCCAGTTGCTTGGCGTTGCGTCGTCCCTAACGTATCCCAAATGAGATTTTTATCACTCGCATCCCACTCACGGACGCCGGCTTCCTGTTCAATGACTTCCGGACCATTCAGTCCGATGCGGGCTTGATTGGTGCCAATCACGTACGACAACAAGGCATTGGTGATCGACATGCCGCCAAACGACCCCACCCGTCCAGGAACAAGGCCAATCACGGGCACGTGTTTTTTGAGCGCCACGACCATGTTATGAATTTCAGAAATCGATAATAAGCCGTAGTTGGCTTCCTGTAACCGCACGCCACCGGTATCCAGAATAATCACGGGATAGATGCGATGACCGGCCTGATTATCTGCCAACGCGTGCTCGAGCGCCGCCACGATTTTAGCCCCACTGACTTCACCGATCCCGCCGCCTTGAAAGGCCCCTTCAATCGCGATGACCACCAAGTCATGGTCCGCTAACCGGCCCTTCATAATGACCACGCCATCGTCACTTTCCGGCACGATCTGTTGTGGTTCCAAGTGCGGTGAGATCATGTTATCAAGCGGTCCAATCAGTTCGCGGGTGGAACCAGCATCTAATAAGGCTTCGGCCCGCTGGCGGGCGTGTAATTCTACAAAACTATTGCTCATCGTTCAACGCCTCCATTGCTTGAGTCAGTCGCAAATTGACAACGCCAGGCGTCGCACCGAAGTCGTTAATTTCAAACTCGGCCAGGAGTGGGTAGCGGTCAAAATAGCGTTTCAACACATTTTGCCAGACCGTTTTAAAGCCATCACTCCCCGTTACAATCGATAATTGGGCTTCATCGGCCGTTGTGGGGCGCATGATGACCTCTAAATCGCCAGAAGCAACGACCCCGATATGAACCGGGTGGTCGATTGGTTTGGAAGCCGGAAAGTTAAAGTGTAATTTTTCCATAATCGTTATTCCTCATCTTTCAATCTGATTCAACTTTCAATCTAATTCAACGTTACGACCAGCTACGGAACTTAGCCGGCGGATTGTAGAGGCCGTGTGACCACTGGACTAAGTCGGCCATATTTTGCGCGGCCAGTAGCGAACGTGTCGCCTGGGTCCGCCGCACACCTAAATCTTCTGGTAAGGCGACGATGCCGCGTGCCCGCAAGTCTTGGACGACTGCGGGATCACTACGAAGGCCAACCGGCGTCACACCGGCAATCGCTTCAATTGCCGCTTGGCGTTCCGCCATACTATCGGTCTTGTAGAGGTAAGCGATCCCTTCTTCAGTCACGATGTGGGTCGTGTCTTCCGAATAAATCATGATTGGGACATTCTTCAGTTTAGCTTCCTTTTGCACAGCGACCGCGTCTAATGAATCTACGAAGACTGGGCGTTTATTGGCGCCATAGGTCTCAACCATCTGAACGACCAGTTTTTGACCTTTGCCTAACGGATCATTGTCCGGACGTAAACTCTGCCAAGCGGGCGTCGAGTGCCGCCGACCAGTTGGATTGGATCCCATATTTGGCGCACCACCAAAACCAGAGAGCCGCCCGTGTGTGACGGTCGATGAGTTCCCATACTGGTCGATTTGTAAGGTCGAGCCGACAAACATATCTAGGGCGTACTGGCCGGCCATTTGCCCGAAAGCCCGGTTAGAACGCATCGTCCCATCTGGTCCCACAAAGAAGATGTCGGGTCGCGCTGAAATGTAATCGCCCATGCCGACTTCGCCACCGAATGAGTGAATCGATTGGATCCAGCCTGATTCAATCGCAGGAATCAAGGTTGGTGTCGGGTTAACTTCCCAGTTTGGCACGATCTTGCCCTTCAAGCCTAACTGTTCCCCATAAGTCGGGAGCAGGAGCTCGATTGCGGCGGTGTTAAAGCCGACCCCGTGATTGACCGACTGAACATGGTGTTTGCCATAGATTCCCTTGATGGCCATCATCGCCATCAAGATTTGCAGTTCAGTGATGTTCTGCGGGTCACGCGTAAACAATGGTTCCAACTGGTATGGCTGGTCGGCCGGAATGACCACATCGACCCAGTCTCCCGGAATATCGACTCGTGGCACGCGATCCACGACTTGATTGGCCTGAACGATGACGATGCCGTCATGGAACGCAGCTGCTTCAACGATGACCGGCGTTTCTTCAGTGTTGTTGCCGGTATACAAGTTACCGTCCTTATCGACTTGATCCGCAGCCACTAATACGACGTTTGGAATTAAATCGACGTAGAGGCGCGCATATAATTCTAAGTAGGTGTGAATATCGCCAATCACCAAACTGCCATCCGCAATCATTTGCGAGACCCGCGTACTCTGTGGACCCGCAAACGAGAAGTCGAGCTTGCTGGCGATGCCGTCTTCGAAAATATCGAGGTGTTCTGGTCGAGAAATACTGCTCATAATCATGTGCAAATGATTGACCTTTTCCGGGTCGACCTGCGCTAAGGTTTGAGACAAAAAGCTCGCTTGCTTCTGATTGTCACCTTCCAAAACGACGCGGTCACCACTTTGAATCAAGCCTTCTAGAATGGTTTTAGCATCTTTCGTTTGTCCAAACTTGCCGTTCAGCCAAGATTGCATCGCCGTCAGCTTGGCCTGCTTGGCCGTCCGTCGTGATGCCCAATTATGTTCTTCACTCATTTAATTAGTCCCTCGCTTCCATTTATTCAATAAGTACTGTGCGTCATCTAGCGACGTTTGATTTAAATCAATCTGCCGAAGATCGCCAAAGTCTTGTTGTAAGACGTGCCGAAACGGGCTTCCGGGCGCAAAATTGAGAATCGCATCCGGCTGGTAATTCAGTGCGACCTGACACATCGCTTCAAAATAGACCGGATGTACCAAGTTACTGACCAAGTCTTGTCTGACCTTGGCCGCTTGCCGGGCTGCATGGCCTGAATAATTCGCCAGATACACGCCAGTCGGTCGCTGAATCGGCGTCGCTTGAGCCGCTGATGCCAATTGCTCGGCAACAGCGGCCATTAACGGCGAATGCGACGGTACCGGCACCTTTAATCGCAGTGCCTTGGCTGCTCCAGCCTGCTTAGCCAGCGTCAACACTTGGTCAATCGCGATGAGTTCACCCGCAATTGCCGTTTGGTCGCTGGCATTTTGATTGGAGACATACACTGGATGTGTCATTGTATGAACCTGTTCGACCAAGGTCGTCACCGCCGCACGGGTCAAGCCAACAATCACGCCCATCCCGTAAC encodes:
- the mdcD gene encoding biotin-independent malonate decarboxylase subunit beta is translated as MSNSFVELHARQRAEALLDAGSTRELIGPLDNMISPHLEPQQIVPESDDGVVIMKGRLADHDLVVIAIEGAFQGGGIGEVSGAKIVAALEHALADNQAGHRIYPVIILDTGGVRLQEANYGLLSISEIHNMVVALKKHVPVIGLVPGRVGSFGGMSITNALLSYVIGTNQARIGLNGPEVIEQEAGVREWDASDKNLIWDTLGTTQRQATGIIDEVIEDDVTAFRDAVSAAIATHQDSHRDQRGDFYLSLLDQLDPSEKLTIPAYDKLFKQVTVTPHHLAPATSGENQSTPSRGRTWFENLTGITNAQSEVSTVLHAQVDQREYIAIVADAQNRFPRVRHGEVGLQEGYTVASVVNDLIAADADKTTKTPIIMVVDVPSQAYGYNEELIGIHMALAASASAYARARQAGHKVVALIAGDAVSGGFLAHGLQSNRLVAFDDLDITVQAMSKASSARITQRTIAELEAATQHVPAMAYDIENYQKLGALYQLIEGVKGTDTDQAAISKVKAALDEALTSLDDASTDLSFRYTNPIAVNGEAGGRKATNQVRRLMAEQWAD
- a CDS encoding ACP S-malonyltransferase, coding for MVKALWIFPGQGGQRAGMLTHVPGPLRQHVEQLLGLKLLDTAQGYQDSVQLQVSITLLQVSQVDQLIAAGERPSLVAGHSLGVFAAAYAVGSLTRDDCFRLVKRRAELMQAAYPQGYGMGVIVGLTRAAVTTLVEQVHTMTHPVYVSNQNASDQTAIAGELIAIDQVLTLAKQAGAAKALRLKVPVPSHSPLMAAVAEQLASAAQATPIQRPTGVYLANYSGHAARQAAKVRQDLVSNLVHPVYFEAMCQVALNYQPDAILNFAPGSPFRHVLQQDFGDLRQIDLNQTSLDDAQYLLNKWKRGTN
- the mdcA gene encoding malonate decarboxylase subunit alpha gives rise to the protein MSEEHNWASRRTAKQAKLTAMQSWLNGKFGQTKDAKTILEGLIQSGDRVVLEGDNQKQASFLSQTLAQVDPEKVNHLHMIMSSISRPEHLDIFEDGIASKLDFSFAGPQSTRVSQMIADGSLVIGDIHTYLELYARLYVDLIPNVVLVAADQVDKDGNLYTGNNTEETPVIVEAAAFHDGIVIVQANQVVDRVPRVDIPGDWVDVVIPADQPYQLEPLFTRDPQNITELQILMAMMAIKGIYGKHHVQSVNHGVGFNTAAIELLLPTYGEQLGLKGKIVPNWEVNPTPTLIPAIESGWIQSIHSFGGEVGMGDYISARPDIFFVGPDGTMRSNRAFGQMAGQYALDMFVGSTLQIDQYGNSSTVTHGRLSGFGGAPNMGSNPTGRRHSTPAWQSLRPDNDPLGKGQKLVVQMVETYGANKRPVFVDSLDAVAVQKEAKLKNVPIMIYSEDTTHIVTEEGIAYLYKTDSMAERQAAIEAIAGVTPVGLRSDPAVVQDLRARGIVALPEDLGVRRTQATRSLLAAQNMADLVQWSHGLYNPPAKFRSWS
- a CDS encoding malonate decarboxylase subunit delta — translated: MEKLHFNFPASKPIDHPVHIGVVASGDLEVIMRPTTADEAQLSIVTGSDGFKTVWQNVLKRYFDRYPLLAEFEINDFGATPGVVNLRLTQAMEALNDEQ
- a CDS encoding malonate decarboxylase holo-ACP synthase, with the translated sequence MGRLAPHTLVSLQSPDVLLTSGPLPDWVTDMLAATPVVIVRRGPQTTTIPVGIRGYQKSQRFAAAIMPTDWQAPVTPAMALNRLPELTAARRQLPAFQKLARVQSLLSAYDWGVGGSLQFELATGLPMVNPNSDLDIIMQRPAPMSPAQALQLIERLKVIAGAHADIQIVHGQLGFSLEEYANQRASQIMMKTAHGPILVTDPWHAEERD